The proteins below are encoded in one region of Ferrimicrobium sp.:
- a CDS encoding DUF4277 domain-containing protein, producing MTRRQINYGAPSVEKALGALPVIAEFCRRLDICGIVDRASPVRDIIAYATHGQVIEALVANRLTSPAPLVHVEDWARDWAVQEVFDLDPNVLNDDRIGRALDAVAPPVGRHRRFYRCQCYR from the coding sequence GTGACCAGACGTCAGATCAACTACGGAGCACCAAGTGTGGAAAAGGCACTGGGAGCACTTCCGGTCATCGCCGAGTTCTGTCGACGACTCGACATCTGTGGAATCGTTGATAGGGCCAGCCCGGTACGCGATATCATCGCCTATGCCACTCACGGCCAGGTAATTGAGGCACTAGTGGCCAACCGACTGACCTCTCCTGCCCCGCTGGTCCATGTGGAGGACTGGGCCCGGGACTGGGCGGTCCAAGAGGTATTCGACCTTGACCCCAATGTCTTGAATGATGATCGCATTGGACGGGCTCTCGATGCCGTCGCTCCTCCAGTTGGCAGGCATCGTCGGTTCTATCGGTGCCAGTGCTATCGCTGA